Below is a window of Enterococcus gilvus ATCC BAA-350 DNA.
CTTTAAGTATGTCGAAGGCTTTAACAAAGGCAATGATCCTGTCGTTTACACGCAAGAAGAAGCGGCCGCCTACTTCAAAGAAGCAGGAGAAGCAGCGACACGACCTTTTATCTATTTGAGCGCGGGTGTGCCTGCGGATGTTTTCCGTGAAGAACTGACTTTCGCTGGTGAGCATGGTGCAAATTACTGCGGCATCCTCGGAGGTCGTGCAACTTGGCGCGACGGTGTTCAAGTATATGCTGACGGCGGCAAAGACGCTTTGATCGATTGGCTGGATACGCAAGGCCGTGAAAATATCAATGAATTAAATGACATCTTAGGCAAATATGCTAAGCCTTGGTATGAAATTTACGGTGGCCTAGACAACATTGAGGTTTTTGACATTGATGTCATGAAGTAACCACGAATTAGCAAGTGTAAAGTTTTTTCAGGAAATTCTTTACAAAAAGAAAGCGAATCGCTCGTTGACTATCCAAATCGATAGTTTCGCAGCGATCCGCTTTCTTTTTGATTTTGTTCAATGAGTAAACATTATCTCAGTACGTCGATCATCAAAGCCAATTTCTCTACCTCGATCTGTGCATCAGGAGAAGGATGGTTTTCTAAACAGCCGTAAGTCATGCAAGACCCGTCTAATGATCCGCTGACCTGCGAAAACTTGCCCAATCGTCCCAACGAGACCGATACCACAGGCAGTGAAACGAAGGTCTGGGCCTTCATGACGATCTCCATCTGACGTAGAACATCCGCTTCATTTTGCGGTTGGACCACTACTTTTGCGATATCCGCACCCCAATGCTCCATCAAATTCAAACGGAACAGGATCACTGCGTCTTCTGGCGTTTCTTCAAAATTATAGTAGCTCAAGATGACCCGCACATCCAAGGCCTGCATCCATTTAATGAAGGTCGTGGATAATTGGTCGATGATCGATACTTCTACATCCGCTAAATCGATCGCGCGTGAAGATACCGCGAACTCGTTGACATGGCGATACTGATTGAGAGTAATGTCGATCTCTCCGCCAGATTCTGCCATTCTCAAATTGAAGATCAAGGGAATGTTCCTGATCTCGTCCCGTAAAGCCAACAGCGTAGAGTTCAGCTTGTCGTCGTCCAACACGTCTTCATAATAATCAGCGCGCCATTCGATCACTTCAGCGATCTTCTTCGCTTCATTCGCTTGTTCGATGATTTCCTCGAAAGTCTTTCCAACAATCGGCACGCAGATTTTAGGTTTTCCTGCATCAAAGCGCACCTCTCTTACTTGAATATCCATCATAAGCATCCCATCCCGCTTTCCAATTTTTTTATTCGTAAAGTCCCTTTGTCAGTTTCTTCTTTATGACATTTTTTTCTGATCTCAGCTTCACGAACAACCATAGGGCGCGTTCGCTACGCCTTGCTTATTTGATAAAACAATACTTTTAAATAATCGCTCTCTTCGAAGTTGCCGCTAGGAAAATCAGCCGGCAGCCGGTGCGTTTCTACTAATTGATACGCGACCTTTTTGTTCTTCAGAGCCGTTTCGATCGACTGCTTAAACTTTTTGATCGGTAAATTCGCCGCATTGGTGGAAGCGATGATCATTCCTTCATCTGAGAGAATGTCCACACTGTCTTCGATCAACCGCCCGTA
It encodes the following:
- the aroD gene encoding type I 3-dehydroquinate dehydratase, with amino-acid sequence MDIQVREVRFDAGKPKICVPIVGKTFEEIIEQANEAKKIAEVIEWRADYYEDVLDDDKLNSTLLALRDEIRNIPLIFNLRMAESGGEIDITLNQYRHVNEFAVSSRAIDLADVEVSIIDQLSTTFIKWMQALDVRVILSYYNFEETPEDAVILFRLNLMEHWGADIAKVVVQPQNEADVLRQMEIVMKAQTFVSLPVVSVSLGRLGKFSQVSGSLDGSCMTYGCLENHPSPDAQIEVEKLALMIDVLR